The sequence AAAGATACCTGGGAGGATTTCAAGATCCTTCAGCCCAAGCGCGATGACGATATCGATGTCCCGCGTCATCCGGGGCTGGGCGTAGTGGTTCAGAGCCATGGAGCCTGTCAGCATATATTCCAGACCAGCCTCTTCGAGTCGCCGGGTGACATCCAGGAGCAGATCAAGTTCGGAAAGCATGAGGTGTGAGTTTTTCTGAATCTTTCTGGAAAAGCAATCTCAGCCCGAAGCGATGCACTGTCGCGAAAGATTGAAGCGCTGCCTTTGGAAGACGAGAGGAGAGTGGCCGAAAAATCAGAAATGGGAGTCAGCGGAACCAAGCCAATTCACATCCGGTGAGGAACCCGCGGACATTCTCCAGCATGACGGCTTTGGGGCGGCATTCGTCCACCAGGCGGAGGGCTTCGGGGAAAATGTCGCGCTCGTCGTTGGAGCCGAGCTGTTTACCCGCTTTCGAGAACGGCGGGCAGGGAACGCCGCCGGCCAGCAGATCCACGCCCTTGAACCCCTTCGCCGGGAAATCACCCACATCCCCTTCCACCACATCAAATGCCCTCTTCCCACTTCTCACTACCTCTTCCCACTGATCACTGATCACTCAGCACTCAGCACTTCTTCCCAATCGCCTGACCACCGGCTCCCGAGCAAATCTCGATGCAGGTGGGGGCGGTGGTTCAGTCGAAAAGTTCGGTATGGGTGCCGGTGCGGATGAAGGTGACAGTTTCCTCGGTTGCCTGGTAGATGAGCAGCCAGTCGCCACCAAGATGGCATTCCCGATAATCCTTCATGTTTCCAACGAGCTGATGATCCCTGTTGATGGGCGGTAGCGGCTTTGATTCGGCGAGGAGATCGATGGCTTCGGCGAGCCTGTCCATGGGCCGCCCCGTGCGTTTGATCCGTTCAACGTCCTTCTTAAACTGCTTCTTGAATACGATTTCCCTCATCAGATGCCGAGAGATGCTTTCGCTTGGGAGGCGGTCTTGTAGCGCTGGAGTCCTTCCGACGGCTCGTTCATCGCTTC comes from Akkermansiaceae bacterium and encodes:
- a CDS encoding DNA cytosine methyltransferase; translated protein: MISDQWEEVVRSGKRAFDVVEGDVGDFPAKGFKGVDLLAGGVPCPPFSKAGKQLGSNDERDIFPEALRLVDECRPKAVMLENVRGFLTGCELAWFR
- a CDS encoding type II toxin-antitoxin system YafQ family toxin, which codes for MREIVFKKQFKKDVERIKRTGRPMDRLAEAIDLLAESKPLPPINRDHQLVGNMKDYRECHLGGDWLLIYQATEETVTFIRTGTHTELFD